A region from the Corylus avellana chromosome ca7, CavTom2PMs-1.0 genome encodes:
- the LOC132187298 gene encoding membrane protein of ER body 2-like isoform X3 — MEREAEAAKEELAVGGWQPFEEIINSTTTKSTTTITTVGTTGMSSSKHYINGAQFIVSEEGESSFGSFALKKGDANFDDSKTSPEHVILDFTTTTASAIQAATTSAIQGGAVINTEEEDHFKTDLYLETVCTKPENYNFYCPNCKACIEKVLIRNEEEMRCPTCLECVKFIGGWVLQKFSRRKPEDLEEDDSLKQKSPITSPVSPPPPPPAAQLPPPISPIKWEILKSVVYGGLIESITSLSIVTSASSSATATLNIVALALANLIGGLFVIGHNLRELKNEQSRVDLNQEGEQVDRYKKILGQKKNFILHASVAVLSFLVFGLVPPLVYGFSFYESDNEYLKLAAVAAASVLCITLLAIAKASIQNPPVSKYITTVLHYLAIGVAASGISYLVGYLVEKLIEKLGLFESTVTLPIPEMSLFKHAWGSY; from the exons ATGGAAAGAGAAGCAGAGGCAGCAAAGGAGGAATTGGCAGTGGGAGGATGGCAGCCTTTCGAAGAAATCATCAACTCTACCACCACCAAGTCCACCACCACAATTACTACAGTTGGTACTACTGGTATGTCTTCCTCAAAGCATTACATTAATGGAGCTCAGTTTATAGTTTCCGAAGAAG GTGAATCCTCATTTGGATCTTTTGCATTGAAGAAAGGAGATGCTAATTTTGATGATTCTAAGACAAGCCCTGAACATGTCATATTGGATTTCACAACAACAACAGCATCTGCTATTCAAG CAGCAACAACATCAGCCATTCAAGGTGGAGCTGTAATTAACACTGAAGAAGAAGATCATTTCAAGACAGATTTGTATCTTGAAACAGTTTGCACGAAGCCGGAGAACTATAATTTCTACTGCCCTAATTGTAAAGCTTGTATTGAGAAGGTCCTTATTCGCAATGAAGAGGAAATGAGGTGCCCAACATGCTTGGAATGTGTCAAATTTATAG GAGGTTGGGTCCTTCAAAAGTTCAGTAGAAGGAAACCAGAGGATCTTGAGGAGGATGATTCTTTGAAGCAAAAAAGTCCTATAACGTCGCCTGTTAGtcctccaccaccaccgccgGCGGCACAGCTGCCACCTCCAATAAGTCCAATAAAGTGGGAAATCCTTAAAAGTGTCGTTTATGGTGGTTTAATTGAATCAATCACAAGCTTATCTATTGTGACATCTGCATCTAGTTCTGCTACCGCCACAT TGAACATTGTAGCCTTGGCACTGGCAAACTTGATTGGTGGGCTTTTCGTCATTGGTCAtaat CTTAGGGAATTAAAGAATGAGCAATCTAGAGTGGACTTGAATCAAGAAGGTGAGCAGGTGGATCGGTACAAGAAAATATTGGggcagaaaaaaaatttcattcttcATGCCTCAGTTGCAGTATTATCATTCCTTGTTTTTGGCTTAGTGCCTCCACTGGTGTATGGCTTCTCATTTTATGAGAGCGACAACGAGTACCTTAAGCTCGCAGCAGTTGCAGCAGCTTCTGTTTTATGCATCACATTACTTGCCATTGCCAAGGCTTCCATCCAAAATCCACCGGTTTCCAAGTATATAACAACTGTGTTGCACTATCTTGCAATTGGGGTTGCAGCCTCTGGCATTTCTTACTTAGTAGGCTACCTAGTGGAGAAGCTTATTGAGAAGCTTGGTTTGTTTGAGTCAACTGTCACTTTGCCCATTCCTGAAATGAGCTTATTCAAACATGCATGGGGATCCTACTAA
- the LOC132187298 gene encoding membrane protein of ER body 2-like isoform X2, with protein sequence MEREAEAAKEELAVGGWQPFEEIINSTTTKSTTTITTVGTTGESSFGSFALKKGDANFDDSKTSPEHVILDFTTTTASAIQGGAKINPEQGGAEINPEHVLLDFTAATTSAIQGGAVINTEEEDHFKTDLYLETVCTKPENYNFYCPNCKACIEKVLIRNEEEMRCPTCLECVKFIGGWVLQKFSRRKPEDLEEDDSLKQKSPITSPVSPPPPPPAAQLPPPISPIKWEILKSVVYGGLIESITSLSIVTSASSSATATLNIVALALANLIGGLFVIGHNLRELKNEQSRVDLNQEGEQVDRYKKILGQKKNFILHASVAVLSFLVFGLVPPLVYGFSFYESDNEYLKLAAVAAASVLCITLLAIAKASIQNPPVSKYITTVLHYLAIGVAASGISYLVGYLVEKLIEKLGLFESTVTLPIPEMSLFKHAWGSY encoded by the exons ATGGAAAGAGAAGCAGAGGCAGCAAAGGAGGAATTGGCAGTGGGAGGATGGCAGCCTTTCGAAGAAATCATCAACTCTACCACCACCAAGTCCACCACCACAATTACTACAGTTGGTACTACTG GTGAATCCTCATTTGGATCTTTTGCATTGAAGAAAGGAGATGCTAATTTTGATGATTCTAAGACAAGCCCTGAACATGTCATATTGGATTTCACAACAACAACAGCATCTGCTATTCAAGGTGGAGCCAAAATTAATCCTGAACAAGGTGGAGCCGAAATTAACCCTGAACATGTCTTATTGGATTTCACAGCAGCAACAACATCAGCCATTCAAGGTGGAGCTGTAATTAACACTGAAGAAGAAGATCATTTCAAGACAGATTTGTATCTTGAAACAGTTTGCACGAAGCCGGAGAACTATAATTTCTACTGCCCTAATTGTAAAGCTTGTATTGAGAAGGTCCTTATTCGCAATGAAGAGGAAATGAGGTGCCCAACATGCTTGGAATGTGTCAAATTTATAG GAGGTTGGGTCCTTCAAAAGTTCAGTAGAAGGAAACCAGAGGATCTTGAGGAGGATGATTCTTTGAAGCAAAAAAGTCCTATAACGTCGCCTGTTAGtcctccaccaccaccgccgGCGGCACAGCTGCCACCTCCAATAAGTCCAATAAAGTGGGAAATCCTTAAAAGTGTCGTTTATGGTGGTTTAATTGAATCAATCACAAGCTTATCTATTGTGACATCTGCATCTAGTTCTGCTACCGCCACAT TGAACATTGTAGCCTTGGCACTGGCAAACTTGATTGGTGGGCTTTTCGTCATTGGTCAtaat CTTAGGGAATTAAAGAATGAGCAATCTAGAGTGGACTTGAATCAAGAAGGTGAGCAGGTGGATCGGTACAAGAAAATATTGGggcagaaaaaaaatttcattcttcATGCCTCAGTTGCAGTATTATCATTCCTTGTTTTTGGCTTAGTGCCTCCACTGGTGTATGGCTTCTCATTTTATGAGAGCGACAACGAGTACCTTAAGCTCGCAGCAGTTGCAGCAGCTTCTGTTTTATGCATCACATTACTTGCCATTGCCAAGGCTTCCATCCAAAATCCACCGGTTTCCAAGTATATAACAACTGTGTTGCACTATCTTGCAATTGGGGTTGCAGCCTCTGGCATTTCTTACTTAGTAGGCTACCTAGTGGAGAAGCTTATTGAGAAGCTTGGTTTGTTTGAGTCAACTGTCACTTTGCCCATTCCTGAAATGAGCTTATTCAAACATGCATGGGGATCCTACTAA
- the LOC132187298 gene encoding membrane protein of ER body 2-like isoform X1: protein MEREAEAAKEELAVGGWQPFEEIINSTTTKSTTTITTVGTTGMSSSKHYINGAQFIVSEEGESSFGSFALKKGDANFDDSKTSPEHVILDFTTTTASAIQGGAKINPEQGGAEINPEHVLLDFTAATTSAIQGGAVINTEEEDHFKTDLYLETVCTKPENYNFYCPNCKACIEKVLIRNEEEMRCPTCLECVKFIGGWVLQKFSRRKPEDLEEDDSLKQKSPITSPVSPPPPPPAAQLPPPISPIKWEILKSVVYGGLIESITSLSIVTSASSSATATLNIVALALANLIGGLFVIGHNLRELKNEQSRVDLNQEGEQVDRYKKILGQKKNFILHASVAVLSFLVFGLVPPLVYGFSFYESDNEYLKLAAVAAASVLCITLLAIAKASIQNPPVSKYITTVLHYLAIGVAASGISYLVGYLVEKLIEKLGLFESTVTLPIPEMSLFKHAWGSY from the exons ATGGAAAGAGAAGCAGAGGCAGCAAAGGAGGAATTGGCAGTGGGAGGATGGCAGCCTTTCGAAGAAATCATCAACTCTACCACCACCAAGTCCACCACCACAATTACTACAGTTGGTACTACTGGTATGTCTTCCTCAAAGCATTACATTAATGGAGCTCAGTTTATAGTTTCCGAAGAAG GTGAATCCTCATTTGGATCTTTTGCATTGAAGAAAGGAGATGCTAATTTTGATGATTCTAAGACAAGCCCTGAACATGTCATATTGGATTTCACAACAACAACAGCATCTGCTATTCAAGGTGGAGCCAAAATTAATCCTGAACAAGGTGGAGCCGAAATTAACCCTGAACATGTCTTATTGGATTTCACAGCAGCAACAACATCAGCCATTCAAGGTGGAGCTGTAATTAACACTGAAGAAGAAGATCATTTCAAGACAGATTTGTATCTTGAAACAGTTTGCACGAAGCCGGAGAACTATAATTTCTACTGCCCTAATTGTAAAGCTTGTATTGAGAAGGTCCTTATTCGCAATGAAGAGGAAATGAGGTGCCCAACATGCTTGGAATGTGTCAAATTTATAG GAGGTTGGGTCCTTCAAAAGTTCAGTAGAAGGAAACCAGAGGATCTTGAGGAGGATGATTCTTTGAAGCAAAAAAGTCCTATAACGTCGCCTGTTAGtcctccaccaccaccgccgGCGGCACAGCTGCCACCTCCAATAAGTCCAATAAAGTGGGAAATCCTTAAAAGTGTCGTTTATGGTGGTTTAATTGAATCAATCACAAGCTTATCTATTGTGACATCTGCATCTAGTTCTGCTACCGCCACAT TGAACATTGTAGCCTTGGCACTGGCAAACTTGATTGGTGGGCTTTTCGTCATTGGTCAtaat CTTAGGGAATTAAAGAATGAGCAATCTAGAGTGGACTTGAATCAAGAAGGTGAGCAGGTGGATCGGTACAAGAAAATATTGGggcagaaaaaaaatttcattcttcATGCCTCAGTTGCAGTATTATCATTCCTTGTTTTTGGCTTAGTGCCTCCACTGGTGTATGGCTTCTCATTTTATGAGAGCGACAACGAGTACCTTAAGCTCGCAGCAGTTGCAGCAGCTTCTGTTTTATGCATCACATTACTTGCCATTGCCAAGGCTTCCATCCAAAATCCACCGGTTTCCAAGTATATAACAACTGTGTTGCACTATCTTGCAATTGGGGTTGCAGCCTCTGGCATTTCTTACTTAGTAGGCTACCTAGTGGAGAAGCTTATTGAGAAGCTTGGTTTGTTTGAGTCAACTGTCACTTTGCCCATTCCTGAAATGAGCTTATTCAAACATGCATGGGGATCCTACTAA